One genomic window of Pungitius pungitius chromosome 11, fPunPun2.1, whole genome shotgun sequence includes the following:
- the cnot3a gene encoding CCR4-NOT transcription complex subunit 3a isoform X3, producing the protein MADKRKLQGEIDRCLKKVAEGVEQFEDIWQKLHNAANANQKEKYEADLKKEIKKLQRLRDQIKTWVASNEIKDKRQLVENRKLIETQMERFKVVERETKTKAYSKEGLGLAQKVDPAQREKEDTGQWLTTTIDTLNMQVDQFESEVESLSVQTRKKKGDKDKQDRIEELKRLIERHRFHILMLETILRMLDNDSVPVDAIQKIKDDVEYYIDSSQDPDFEENEFIYDDIDLEDIPAALVATSPSGQGNLEDELFLNSSSTPTSTTSSSPIPPSPATCTAENSEDDKKRGRSTDSESPVKNGPPSLLSSFSSSTTSGSSSSSSLVSIASVVGGIPVVPPSSSLIGSFSSAVQQHQHQPAQQQQQPQQTNQPQQQQQPPQTKPPAPSNNAPSPPSIPHLPASTAPSLPAPSTPSSSAISSESPLTSAPSPASTLGLGLGLSKIGLMGSSGGSQMSALGLVVHQSPLNTMAGLISGSAPAPYAQAAASGGLGLSSSTLSSISVESSTSIPSSSGVTTNGAVVGLGLLGSGPAHGSLSGSILGLVPGQNLELVASPLPPSSVSTTPGVVSMMGGNGGNGSVVGGGGVNAAPARPPSGLKQNGNTSYSAVVAENSTESALSTPSQSQSSQPSSLSSSASQPSMDNGPSLISSITLPPSSPSPSFSDSTPGGGSLLNGPHSYTQASDALKAPEPLSSLKAMAERAALGSNLDGEITNLHLTDRDIFSSSSAPPGTPAAPQPSVSEVSIPPSLGVCPLGPTPLPKDQLYQQAMQESAWTHMPHPSDSERIRQYLMRNPCPTLPFHHQIPPHHSDSIEFYQRLSTETLFFIFYYLEGTKAQYLSAKALKKQSWRFHTKYMMWFQRHEEPKTITDEFEQGTYIYFDYEKWGQRKKEGFTFEYRYLEDRDLQ; encoded by the exons ATGGCTGACAAGAGAAAACTACAAG GTGAGATCGACAGATGTTTGAAAAAAGTAGCTGAAGGTGTAGAACAGTTTGAAGACATCTGGCAAAAA CTTCACAATGCAGCCAATGCAAACCAGAAGGAAAAATATGAGGCTGACCTCaagaaagagattaaaaaactaCAG CGATTGAGAGATCAGATAAAAACATGGGTGGCCTCAAACGAGATCAAAGACAAAAGGCAGCTAGTCGAGAACCGCAAACTTATAGAGACG CAAATGGAGCGGTTCAAGGTGGTGGAacgggaaacaaaaacaaaagcatacTCTAAAGAAGGCTTGGGGCTCGCTCAGAAAGTGGATCCCGCTCAGAGGGAAAAGGAGGATACGGGACAGTGGCTAACA ACTACAATAGACACTCTAAATATGCAGGTGGATCAATTTGAAAGCGAGGTTGAATCTCTTTCGGTTCAAACGAGAAAGAAGAAGGGCGATAAAGAT AAGCAAGACCGTATTGAGGAGCTCAAGCGGTTGATAGAGAGGCATCGATTCCACATTCTCATGTTGGAGACCATTTTACGAATGCTGGACAATGACTCTGTACCAGTGGATGCAATCCAGAAGATCAAGGATGATGTCGAATACTACATTGATTCCTCCCAAGACCCGGACTTTGAAGAGAACGAGTTCATATATGACGACATAGACCTGGAAGACATCC CCGCCGCCTTAGTTGCAACTTCTCCATCCGGTCAAGGCAATTTGGAGGACGAGCTGTTTCTCAACTCCAGCAGCACTCCGACGTCCACAACCTCCTCTTCACCTATTCCTCCGTCACCGGCCACTTGCACTGCT GAGAACTCTGAGGACGATAAGAAAAGAGGACGGTCGACAGACAGCGAG tcACCTGTGAAGAACGGCCCTCCATCCTTGCTGTCTTCATTCTCCTCGTCCACCACCTCTggatcctcctcgtcctcctcccttGTGTCCATTGCAAGTGTCGTCGGAGGCATTCCCGTCGTCCCTCCGAGCAGCAGTCTCATAGGGAGCTTCAGCAGTGCGGTGCAGCAACATCAGCATCAACCTgcgcaacagcagcaacaacctcAGCAGACCAATcaaccgcagcagcagcagcagccacctcAAACAAAACCCCCGGCTCCTTCAAACAATGCGCCCAGCCCGCCCAGCATCCCCCATCTCCCAGCCTCAACTGCACCCTCTCTCCCCGCGCCCAGTACGCCCAGTTCATCAGCCATCAGCTCGGAGTCTCCGCTCACATCCGCGCCAAGCCCCGCGTCCACTTTGGGGCTGGGGCTGGGATTGAGCAAAATTGGCCTGATGGGGTCCAGCGGTGGCAGCCAAATGTCTGCTTTGGGCCTGGTTGTCCACCAGTCTCCTTTAAACACGATGGCGGGGCTCATTTCAGGCTCCGCCCCTGCGCCGTACGCTCAGGCGGCAGCATCGGGAGGCTTGGGTTTGAGCAGCAGCACCCTGTCCAGCATCTCCGTAGAGAGCAGCACTTCCATACCCAGCTCCAGTGGAGTCACCACCAACGGGGCGGTGGTAGGCCTCGGTCTGCTGGGTTCCGGCCCCGCCCACGGCTCTCTGAGTGGGAGTATTCTGGGACTGGTTCCTGGGCAAAACTTAGAACTAGTCGCCTCTCCGTTGCCCCCAAGTTCTGTCAGCACTACCCCCGGAGTGGTTAGCATGATGGGAGGCAACGGAGGGAATGGCAGCgtggttggaggaggaggagtgaatgCTGCTCCTGCTAGACCACCCAGTGGACTGAAGCAAAATGGAAACACAA GTTACAGTGCCGTAGTGGCAGAGAACTCGACAGAATCCGCTCTCAGCACACCGAGCCAGTCGCAAAGCAGCCAACCGTCATCTCTCAGTTCTTCAGCCAGTCAGCC TAGCATGGACAACGGTCCCAGTTTAatcagctccatcaccctcccgcCCAGCTCTCCGTCCCCCTCGTTCTCAGACAGCACCCCCGGGGGAGGGAGTCTTCTCAACGGGCCTCACTCCTACACTCAGGCCTCTGACGCTCTCAAG GCCCCTGAACCTCTCAGTTCTCTGAAGGCAATGGCTGAGAGAGCGGCGCTGGGATCGAACCTGGACGGAGAGATTACAAACCTGCATCTAACAGACCGAG ATATCTTCTCTAGTTCATCTGCACCGCCCGGCACACCTGCCGCCCCTCAGCCGTCCGTGTCGGAGGTCAGCATCCCCCCCTCGCTCGGCGTCTGTCCGCTTGGCCCCACCCCTCTCCCCAAAGACCAGCTCTACCAGCAGGCCATGCAAGAATCTGCATGGACTCACATGCCACACCCCTCTGACTCTGAGAGGATCAG ACAATACCTGATGAGGAATCCATGTCCCACCTTGCCCTTCCACCATCAGATACCACCTCACCACTCCGACTCTATAGAGTTCTACCAGCGACTGTCTACAGAAAcgctctttttcattttctactaCCTGGAG GGCACAAAGGCTCAGTATTTGTCTGCGAAGGCTCTGAAGAAACAGTCGTGGAGGTTTCATACCAAGTACATGATGTGGTTCCAGAGGCACGAGGAGCCAAAGACCATAACTGATGAATTTGAACAG GGCACTTACATCTACTTTGACTATGAGAAATGGGgccagaggaagaaggaggggtTTACCTTTGAGTACAGGTACCTCGAAGACCGGGACCTGCAGTGA
- the cnot3a gene encoding CCR4-NOT transcription complex subunit 3a isoform X1, whose product MADKRKLQGEIDRCLKKVAEGVEQFEDIWQKLHNAANANQKEKYEADLKKEIKKLQRLRDQIKTWVASNEIKDKRQLVENRKLIETQMERFKVVERETKTKAYSKEGLGLAQKVDPAQREKEDTGQWLTTTIDTLNMQVDQFESEVESLSVQTRKKKGDKDKQDRIEELKRLIERHRFHILMLETILRMLDNDSVPVDAIQKIKDDVEYYIDSSQDPDFEENEFIYDDIDLEDIPAALVATSPSGQGNLEDELFLNSSSTPTSTTSSSPIPPSPATCTAENSEDDKKRGRSTDSEVSQSPVKNGPPSLLSSFSSSTTSGSSSSSSLVSIASVVGGIPVVPPSSSLIGSFSSAVQQHQHQPAQQQQQPQQTNQPQQQQQPPQTKPPAPSNNAPSPPSIPHLPASTAPSLPAPSTPSSSAISSESPLTSAPSPASTLGLGLGLSKIGLMGSSGGSQMSALGLVVHQSPLNTMAGLISGSAPAPYAQAAASGGLGLSSSTLSSISVESSTSIPSSSGVTTNGAVVGLGLLGSGPAHGSLSGSILGLVPGQNLELVASPLPPSSVSTTPGVVSMMGGNGGNGSVVGGGGVNAAPARPPSGLKQNGNTSYSAVVAENSTESALSTPSQSQSSQPSSLSSSASQPSMDNGPSLISSITLPPSSPSPSFSDSTPGGGSLLNGPHSYTQASDALKAPEPLSSLKAMAERAALGSNLDGEITNLHLTDRDIFSSSSAPPGTPAAPQPSVSEVSIPPSLGVCPLGPTPLPKDQLYQQAMQESAWTHMPHPSDSERIRQYLMRNPCPTLPFHHQIPPHHSDSIEFYQRLSTETLFFIFYYLEGTKAQYLSAKALKKQSWRFHTKYMMWFQRHEEPKTITDEFEQGTYIYFDYEKWGQRKKEGFTFEYRYLEDRDLQ is encoded by the exons ATGGCTGACAAGAGAAAACTACAAG GTGAGATCGACAGATGTTTGAAAAAAGTAGCTGAAGGTGTAGAACAGTTTGAAGACATCTGGCAAAAA CTTCACAATGCAGCCAATGCAAACCAGAAGGAAAAATATGAGGCTGACCTCaagaaagagattaaaaaactaCAG CGATTGAGAGATCAGATAAAAACATGGGTGGCCTCAAACGAGATCAAAGACAAAAGGCAGCTAGTCGAGAACCGCAAACTTATAGAGACG CAAATGGAGCGGTTCAAGGTGGTGGAacgggaaacaaaaacaaaagcatacTCTAAAGAAGGCTTGGGGCTCGCTCAGAAAGTGGATCCCGCTCAGAGGGAAAAGGAGGATACGGGACAGTGGCTAACA ACTACAATAGACACTCTAAATATGCAGGTGGATCAATTTGAAAGCGAGGTTGAATCTCTTTCGGTTCAAACGAGAAAGAAGAAGGGCGATAAAGAT AAGCAAGACCGTATTGAGGAGCTCAAGCGGTTGATAGAGAGGCATCGATTCCACATTCTCATGTTGGAGACCATTTTACGAATGCTGGACAATGACTCTGTACCAGTGGATGCAATCCAGAAGATCAAGGATGATGTCGAATACTACATTGATTCCTCCCAAGACCCGGACTTTGAAGAGAACGAGTTCATATATGACGACATAGACCTGGAAGACATCC CCGCCGCCTTAGTTGCAACTTCTCCATCCGGTCAAGGCAATTTGGAGGACGAGCTGTTTCTCAACTCCAGCAGCACTCCGACGTCCACAACCTCCTCTTCACCTATTCCTCCGTCACCGGCCACTTGCACTGCT GAGAACTCTGAGGACGATAAGAAAAGAGGACGGTCGACAGACAGCGAGGTTAGTCAG tcACCTGTGAAGAACGGCCCTCCATCCTTGCTGTCTTCATTCTCCTCGTCCACCACCTCTggatcctcctcgtcctcctcccttGTGTCCATTGCAAGTGTCGTCGGAGGCATTCCCGTCGTCCCTCCGAGCAGCAGTCTCATAGGGAGCTTCAGCAGTGCGGTGCAGCAACATCAGCATCAACCTgcgcaacagcagcaacaacctcAGCAGACCAATcaaccgcagcagcagcagcagccacctcAAACAAAACCCCCGGCTCCTTCAAACAATGCGCCCAGCCCGCCCAGCATCCCCCATCTCCCAGCCTCAACTGCACCCTCTCTCCCCGCGCCCAGTACGCCCAGTTCATCAGCCATCAGCTCGGAGTCTCCGCTCACATCCGCGCCAAGCCCCGCGTCCACTTTGGGGCTGGGGCTGGGATTGAGCAAAATTGGCCTGATGGGGTCCAGCGGTGGCAGCCAAATGTCTGCTTTGGGCCTGGTTGTCCACCAGTCTCCTTTAAACACGATGGCGGGGCTCATTTCAGGCTCCGCCCCTGCGCCGTACGCTCAGGCGGCAGCATCGGGAGGCTTGGGTTTGAGCAGCAGCACCCTGTCCAGCATCTCCGTAGAGAGCAGCACTTCCATACCCAGCTCCAGTGGAGTCACCACCAACGGGGCGGTGGTAGGCCTCGGTCTGCTGGGTTCCGGCCCCGCCCACGGCTCTCTGAGTGGGAGTATTCTGGGACTGGTTCCTGGGCAAAACTTAGAACTAGTCGCCTCTCCGTTGCCCCCAAGTTCTGTCAGCACTACCCCCGGAGTGGTTAGCATGATGGGAGGCAACGGAGGGAATGGCAGCgtggttggaggaggaggagtgaatgCTGCTCCTGCTAGACCACCCAGTGGACTGAAGCAAAATGGAAACACAA GTTACAGTGCCGTAGTGGCAGAGAACTCGACAGAATCCGCTCTCAGCACACCGAGCCAGTCGCAAAGCAGCCAACCGTCATCTCTCAGTTCTTCAGCCAGTCAGCC TAGCATGGACAACGGTCCCAGTTTAatcagctccatcaccctcccgcCCAGCTCTCCGTCCCCCTCGTTCTCAGACAGCACCCCCGGGGGAGGGAGTCTTCTCAACGGGCCTCACTCCTACACTCAGGCCTCTGACGCTCTCAAG GCCCCTGAACCTCTCAGTTCTCTGAAGGCAATGGCTGAGAGAGCGGCGCTGGGATCGAACCTGGACGGAGAGATTACAAACCTGCATCTAACAGACCGAG ATATCTTCTCTAGTTCATCTGCACCGCCCGGCACACCTGCCGCCCCTCAGCCGTCCGTGTCGGAGGTCAGCATCCCCCCCTCGCTCGGCGTCTGTCCGCTTGGCCCCACCCCTCTCCCCAAAGACCAGCTCTACCAGCAGGCCATGCAAGAATCTGCATGGACTCACATGCCACACCCCTCTGACTCTGAGAGGATCAG ACAATACCTGATGAGGAATCCATGTCCCACCTTGCCCTTCCACCATCAGATACCACCTCACCACTCCGACTCTATAGAGTTCTACCAGCGACTGTCTACAGAAAcgctctttttcattttctactaCCTGGAG GGCACAAAGGCTCAGTATTTGTCTGCGAAGGCTCTGAAGAAACAGTCGTGGAGGTTTCATACCAAGTACATGATGTGGTTCCAGAGGCACGAGGAGCCAAAGACCATAACTGATGAATTTGAACAG GGCACTTACATCTACTTTGACTATGAGAAATGGGgccagaggaagaaggaggggtTTACCTTTGAGTACAGGTACCTCGAAGACCGGGACCTGCAGTGA
- the ndufa3 gene encoding NADH dehydrogenase [ubiquinone] 1 alpha subcomplex subunit 3 has protein sequence MAGILAFLKNAWNKEPVILTSCAIGLIGVALPLISPLTKYTGMINSSTPYNYPVPVRDDGNMPDVPAHPGEPKGKNLDWLKKF, from the exons ATGGCCG gaaTATTAGCGTTCCTGAAGAATGCATGGAATAAAGAGCCTGTTATCCTGACATCCTGTGCTATTGGACTGATAG GTGTTGCACTTCCATTAATCAGCCCCCTCACAAAGTACACAGGAATGATCAATTCGTCTACACCCTACAACTACCCAG TCCCTGTGCGAGATGACGGAAACATGCCCGATGTCCCTGCTCATCCGGGTgaaccaaaaggaaaaaatctGGATTGGCTCAAAAAGTTTTAA
- the prpf31 gene encoding U4/U6 small nuclear ribonucleoprotein Prp31 → MSLADELLADLEEAADEGDDGLYPEGEEEDSDGEVTQGRTEAGLEDIPEEMEVDYSKAESVSSIAKLRNSKQFSEIMDKITIYSGKQHKNSEDCGPVESNPEYRLIVAANNLTVEIDNELNIIHKFTRDKYSKRFPELESLVPDSLDYIRTVKELGNNLEKCKTNETLQQILTNATIMVVSVTASTTQGTLLSEDELNQLEEACDMALELNQSKHRIYEYVESKMSFIAPNLSIIVGASTAAKIMGIAGGLINLSKMPACNLMLLGAQRRTLSGFSSTSLLPHTGYIYHCDVVQSLPPDLRRKAARLVSAKCTLAARVDSFHESSVGKVGYDLKEEIERKFDKWQEPPPVKQVKPLPAPLDGQRKKRGGRRYRKMKERLGLTEIRKHANRMTFAEIEDDAYQEDLGFSLGQLGKSGSGRVRQAQVNDATKARISKSLQRTLQKQSMTYGGKSTVRDRSSGTSSSVAFTPLQGLEIVNPQAAEKKVAEANQKYFSNMAEFLKVKKEAKP, encoded by the exons ATGTCTCTGGCGGATGAGCTCCTGGCTGATTTGGAGGAGGCCGCAGATGAGGGGGATGATGGATTGTatccagagggagaggaggaggacagtgaTGGAGAAGTTACCCAGGGAAGGACGGAGGCAGGGCTCGAAGACATCccagaggagatggaggtggaCTATAGCAAAGCTGAGAGTGTTTCGTCCATTGCGAAGCTCCGCAATAGCAAACAG TTTTCAGAAATTATGGATAAAATTACGATCTATAGTGGAAAACAGCACAAGAACTCAGAGG actGTGGCCCGGTCGAGTCTAACCCAGAATACAGACTGATTGTCGCAGCCAATAACCTCACAGTGGAGATCGACAATGAGCTCA ATATCATTCATAAGTTTACTCGGGACAAGTACTCCAAGAGGTTCCCGGAGCTTGAGTCTCTGGTGCCAGATTCTCTAGATTACATCCGCACGGTTAAG GAACTGGGAAACAATCTGGAGAAATGCAAGACCAATGAAACTCTGCAGCAAATCCTCACCAATGCCACCATTATGGTTGTCAGTGTCACAGCCTCGACCACACAAGG GACACTGCTAAGTGAGGATGAACTGAATCAACTAGAGGAGGCATGTGACATGGCTCTGGAGCTGAACCAGTCTAAACACAGGATCTATGAATATGTAGAGTCCAAGATGTCATTTATTGCCCCAAATCTGTCCATCATTGTTGGAGCGTCAACAGCTGCCAAGATCATGG GTATCGCGGGCGGCCTCATCAACCTCTCCAAGATGCCTGCCTGTAACCTGATGCTGTTGGGAGCTCAGAGGAGAACCCTGTCTGGCTTTAGCAGCACATCCTTGCTGCCCCACACCGGCTACATCTACCACTGTGATGTTGTGCAGTCACTTCCACCG GACCTCAGGAGAAAAGCAGCTCGTCTGGTGTCTGCAAAATGCACTCTGGCTGCCCGAGTGGACAGTTTCCATGAGAGTTCAGTTGGCAAG gTTGGCTATGATCTAAAGGAAGAAATAGAAAGGAAATTTGATAAATGGCAAGAACCTCCGCCAGTGAAGCAGGTCAAACCGCTGCCAGCCCCTCTGGATggacagaggaagaagagaggaggaagaag GTATCGAAAGATGAAGGAGCGTCTTGGATTGACTGAGATCAGGAAACATGCAAACAGAATGACCTTTGCAGAG ATTGAAGATGATGCGTATCAAGAGGACCTGGGCTTCAGTCTGGGTCAGCTGGGAAAGAGCGGCAGCGGGCGTGTCCGGCAGGCTCAAGTGAATGACGCCACCAAGGCCAGAATTTCCAAATCCCTACAG AGGACCTTGCAGAAGCAGAGCATGACGTATGGAGGAAAGTCCACAGTCAGAGACCGCTCCTCCGGAACCAGCTCCAGTGTGGCGTTCACTCCtcttcag GGTTTGGAGATCGTAAACCCGCAGGCTGCAGAGAAGAAGGTGGCTGAAGCCAACCAGAAGTACTTCTCCAACATGGCAGAGTTCCTCAAAGTCAAAAAAGAAGCTAAGCCGTGA
- the tfpt gene encoding TCF3 fusion partner has product MMEDFSGLALPPLFGGHILEAELEPGGVELGPGEVELGPGTNELLESTAQEDEERRALDKRKCLALNRRCKDIEQVNQKILGRLHQVQRITRHLKKERRFLMKTLDGHGDDYRDAQLTILLEDESEAHLDHASGVEDERLNGVSGSTLSTAMPNAAGPKRRRHRIPKQEKDKDHQADPELSVLADTQFGDMPSPTSLSH; this is encoded by the exons ATGATGGAGGATTTCTCTGGTTTGGCCTTGCCTCCACTATTTGGAGGACACATCCTGGAAGCAGAGCTGGAGCCTGGTGGTGTGGAGCTGGGACCAGGAGAG GTGGAGCTGGGTCCAGGGACCAATGAGCTGCTGGAGAGTACAGctcaggaggatgaggagagaagaGCTCTTGATAAGAGGAAATGTCTGGCTCTGAACAGGAGATGTAAAGATATTGAACAG GTGAATCAGAAGATTCTGGGTCGTCTTCATCAAGTGCAAAGAATTACACGGCACCTGAAGAAGGAGAGACG GTTTCTCATGAAAACTTTAGATGGTCATGGGGATGACTACAGAGACGCCCAGCTGACTATACTCCTAGAG GATGAATCAGAAGCCCATTTAGATCATGcgtctggagtggaggatgaaCGTCTCAACGGTGTGTCTGGTTCCACCTTGTCAACCGCGATGCCTAATGCAGCCGgaccgaagaggaggaggcatcGAATTCCAAagcaagaaaaagacaaagaccaccag GCTGATCCAGAACTATCAGTGTTGGCGGACACACAATTTGGAGATATGCCCAGCCCAACTTCTCTGTCTCACTAA
- the cnot3a gene encoding CCR4-NOT transcription complex subunit 3a isoform X2, whose product MADKRKLQGEIDRCLKKVAEGVEQFEDIWQKLHNAANANQKEKYEADLKKEIKKLQRLRDQIKTWVASNEIKDKRQLVENRKLIETQMERFKVVERETKTKAYSKEGLGLAQKVDPAQREKEDTGQWLTTTIDTLNMQVDQFESEVESLSVQTRKKKGDKDKQDRIEELKRLIERHRFHILMLETILRMLDNDSVPVDAIQKIKDDVEYYIDSSQDPDFEENEFIYDDIDLEDIPAALVATSPSGQGNLEDELFLNSSSTPTSTTSSSPIPPSPATCTAENSEDDKKRGRSTDSEVSQSPVKNGPPSLLSSFSSSTTSGSSSSSSLVSIASVVGGIPVVPPSSSLIGSFSSAVQQHQHQPAQQQQQPQQTNQPQQQQQPPQTKPPAPSNNAPSPPSIPHLPASTAPSLPAPSTPSSSAISSESPLTSAPSPASTLGLGLGLSKIGLMGSSGGSQMSALGLVVHQSPLNTMAGLISGSAPAPYAQAAASGGLGLSSSTLSSISVESSTSIPSSSGVTTNGAVVGLGLLGSGPAHGSLSGSILGLVPGQNLELVASPLPPSSVSTTPGVVSMMGGNGGNGSVVGGGGVNAAPARPPSGLKQNGNTSYSAVVAENSTESALSTPSQSQSSQPSSLSSSASQPMDNGPSLISSITLPPSSPSPSFSDSTPGGGSLLNGPHSYTQASDALKAPEPLSSLKAMAERAALGSNLDGEITNLHLTDRDIFSSSSAPPGTPAAPQPSVSEVSIPPSLGVCPLGPTPLPKDQLYQQAMQESAWTHMPHPSDSERIRQYLMRNPCPTLPFHHQIPPHHSDSIEFYQRLSTETLFFIFYYLEGTKAQYLSAKALKKQSWRFHTKYMMWFQRHEEPKTITDEFEQGTYIYFDYEKWGQRKKEGFTFEYRYLEDRDLQ is encoded by the exons ATGGCTGACAAGAGAAAACTACAAG GTGAGATCGACAGATGTTTGAAAAAAGTAGCTGAAGGTGTAGAACAGTTTGAAGACATCTGGCAAAAA CTTCACAATGCAGCCAATGCAAACCAGAAGGAAAAATATGAGGCTGACCTCaagaaagagattaaaaaactaCAG CGATTGAGAGATCAGATAAAAACATGGGTGGCCTCAAACGAGATCAAAGACAAAAGGCAGCTAGTCGAGAACCGCAAACTTATAGAGACG CAAATGGAGCGGTTCAAGGTGGTGGAacgggaaacaaaaacaaaagcatacTCTAAAGAAGGCTTGGGGCTCGCTCAGAAAGTGGATCCCGCTCAGAGGGAAAAGGAGGATACGGGACAGTGGCTAACA ACTACAATAGACACTCTAAATATGCAGGTGGATCAATTTGAAAGCGAGGTTGAATCTCTTTCGGTTCAAACGAGAAAGAAGAAGGGCGATAAAGAT AAGCAAGACCGTATTGAGGAGCTCAAGCGGTTGATAGAGAGGCATCGATTCCACATTCTCATGTTGGAGACCATTTTACGAATGCTGGACAATGACTCTGTACCAGTGGATGCAATCCAGAAGATCAAGGATGATGTCGAATACTACATTGATTCCTCCCAAGACCCGGACTTTGAAGAGAACGAGTTCATATATGACGACATAGACCTGGAAGACATCC CCGCCGCCTTAGTTGCAACTTCTCCATCCGGTCAAGGCAATTTGGAGGACGAGCTGTTTCTCAACTCCAGCAGCACTCCGACGTCCACAACCTCCTCTTCACCTATTCCTCCGTCACCGGCCACTTGCACTGCT GAGAACTCTGAGGACGATAAGAAAAGAGGACGGTCGACAGACAGCGAGGTTAGTCAG tcACCTGTGAAGAACGGCCCTCCATCCTTGCTGTCTTCATTCTCCTCGTCCACCACCTCTggatcctcctcgtcctcctcccttGTGTCCATTGCAAGTGTCGTCGGAGGCATTCCCGTCGTCCCTCCGAGCAGCAGTCTCATAGGGAGCTTCAGCAGTGCGGTGCAGCAACATCAGCATCAACCTgcgcaacagcagcaacaacctcAGCAGACCAATcaaccgcagcagcagcagcagccacctcAAACAAAACCCCCGGCTCCTTCAAACAATGCGCCCAGCCCGCCCAGCATCCCCCATCTCCCAGCCTCAACTGCACCCTCTCTCCCCGCGCCCAGTACGCCCAGTTCATCAGCCATCAGCTCGGAGTCTCCGCTCACATCCGCGCCAAGCCCCGCGTCCACTTTGGGGCTGGGGCTGGGATTGAGCAAAATTGGCCTGATGGGGTCCAGCGGTGGCAGCCAAATGTCTGCTTTGGGCCTGGTTGTCCACCAGTCTCCTTTAAACACGATGGCGGGGCTCATTTCAGGCTCCGCCCCTGCGCCGTACGCTCAGGCGGCAGCATCGGGAGGCTTGGGTTTGAGCAGCAGCACCCTGTCCAGCATCTCCGTAGAGAGCAGCACTTCCATACCCAGCTCCAGTGGAGTCACCACCAACGGGGCGGTGGTAGGCCTCGGTCTGCTGGGTTCCGGCCCCGCCCACGGCTCTCTGAGTGGGAGTATTCTGGGACTGGTTCCTGGGCAAAACTTAGAACTAGTCGCCTCTCCGTTGCCCCCAAGTTCTGTCAGCACTACCCCCGGAGTGGTTAGCATGATGGGAGGCAACGGAGGGAATGGCAGCgtggttggaggaggaggagtgaatgCTGCTCCTGCTAGACCACCCAGTGGACTGAAGCAAAATGGAAACACAA GTTACAGTGCCGTAGTGGCAGAGAACTCGACAGAATCCGCTCTCAGCACACCGAGCCAGTCGCAAAGCAGCCAACCGTCATCTCTCAGTTCTTCAGCCAGTCAGCC CATGGACAACGGTCCCAGTTTAatcagctccatcaccctcccgcCCAGCTCTCCGTCCCCCTCGTTCTCAGACAGCACCCCCGGGGGAGGGAGTCTTCTCAACGGGCCTCACTCCTACACTCAGGCCTCTGACGCTCTCAAG GCCCCTGAACCTCTCAGTTCTCTGAAGGCAATGGCTGAGAGAGCGGCGCTGGGATCGAACCTGGACGGAGAGATTACAAACCTGCATCTAACAGACCGAG ATATCTTCTCTAGTTCATCTGCACCGCCCGGCACACCTGCCGCCCCTCAGCCGTCCGTGTCGGAGGTCAGCATCCCCCCCTCGCTCGGCGTCTGTCCGCTTGGCCCCACCCCTCTCCCCAAAGACCAGCTCTACCAGCAGGCCATGCAAGAATCTGCATGGACTCACATGCCACACCCCTCTGACTCTGAGAGGATCAG ACAATACCTGATGAGGAATCCATGTCCCACCTTGCCCTTCCACCATCAGATACCACCTCACCACTCCGACTCTATAGAGTTCTACCAGCGACTGTCTACAGAAAcgctctttttcattttctactaCCTGGAG GGCACAAAGGCTCAGTATTTGTCTGCGAAGGCTCTGAAGAAACAGTCGTGGAGGTTTCATACCAAGTACATGATGTGGTTCCAGAGGCACGAGGAGCCAAAGACCATAACTGATGAATTTGAACAG GGCACTTACATCTACTTTGACTATGAGAAATGGGgccagaggaagaaggaggggtTTACCTTTGAGTACAGGTACCTCGAAGACCGGGACCTGCAGTGA